The Corallococcus soli genome includes a window with the following:
- a CDS encoding beta-ketoacyl synthase N-terminal-like domain-containing protein, protein MRRVGIFGWGVVAPRSPNIEAFAKNLESSETWLTPFNGFGPDNFLVGNPTFNLADYKPWIDARFPGSRFSQLERKMGQPTQYAIGAFIQSLSQNPGIEKELQELGARAHVYVGTGLGDLPTIQNISLDLYRAQRRWDRFWASPEHNSAVRAWRETREPLEGLPPEPSTIEEVERDKAEDDWWHFWAGRSPELREYLEELREIEAMGVPDEGDVESAKLAVIKEKRTRNARLQKKWSSPEPPWNAVSSNVLWNIHNTPASQVSMLGQITGMTFAPVAACSSFGYGLKLAMNAIRLGEAKAVVLGMTDAAPNPLVVGGFYNARVISADAAVSKPLTALRGTHIAGGAVVWVVGDYEHFTQKGFKALGLEPVAVGVTADADHIITPSKEGPTLAIREALASAGCEPRDVGTWDLHATATPGDFLEVQNLRDVLPDSVLITARKGTFGHGMSAGGGWELTAQYLGAEQGKVYPTPLAAPELNKQIAKVHKHFVFDHEEPAPEGCSGKLSMGVGGINACIISRPWK, encoded by the coding sequence TTGCCCCGCGTTCCCCCAACATCGAGGCGTTCGCGAAGAACCTCGAGTCGTCCGAGACCTGGCTGACCCCCTTCAACGGCTTCGGTCCGGACAACTTCCTCGTCGGCAACCCCACCTTCAACCTGGCCGACTACAAGCCGTGGATCGACGCCCGCTTCCCCGGCAGCCGCTTCTCCCAGTTGGAGCGGAAGATGGGGCAGCCCACGCAGTACGCCATCGGCGCGTTCATCCAGTCGCTGTCGCAGAACCCCGGCATCGAGAAGGAGCTCCAGGAGCTGGGCGCCCGCGCGCACGTCTACGTGGGCACCGGCCTGGGTGATTTGCCCACCATCCAGAACATCTCCCTGGACCTCTACCGCGCCCAGCGCCGGTGGGACCGCTTCTGGGCCAGCCCCGAACACAACAGCGCCGTGCGCGCGTGGCGTGAGACGCGCGAGCCCCTGGAGGGCCTGCCCCCGGAGCCCTCCACCATCGAAGAGGTGGAACGCGACAAGGCGGAGGACGACTGGTGGCACTTCTGGGCCGGCCGCTCGCCGGAGCTGCGCGAGTACCTGGAGGAGCTGCGCGAGATTGAAGCCATGGGCGTGCCCGACGAGGGCGACGTGGAGTCCGCCAAGCTCGCCGTCATCAAGGAGAAGCGCACGCGCAACGCGCGCCTCCAGAAGAAGTGGAGCTCCCCGGAGCCGCCCTGGAACGCGGTGTCCTCCAACGTGCTGTGGAACATCCACAACACGCCCGCCTCGCAGGTGTCCATGCTGGGCCAGATTACGGGCATGACGTTCGCGCCCGTGGCCGCGTGCTCGTCGTTCGGCTACGGCCTGAAGCTGGCCATGAACGCCATCCGCCTGGGCGAGGCCAAGGCGGTGGTGCTGGGCATGACGGACGCGGCGCCCAACCCCCTGGTGGTGGGCGGCTTCTACAACGCGCGCGTCATCTCCGCGGACGCCGCCGTGTCCAAGCCCCTCACCGCGCTGCGCGGCACGCACATCGCCGGAGGCGCGGTGGTGTGGGTGGTGGGCGACTACGAGCACTTCACGCAGAAGGGCTTCAAGGCGCTGGGCCTGGAGCCCGTCGCGGTGGGCGTCACCGCGGACGCCGACCACATCATCACCCCGTCCAAGGAAGGCCCCACGCTGGCCATCCGCGAGGCGCTCGCCTCCGCCGGCTGCGAGCCCAGGGACGTGGGCACCTGGGACCTGCACGCCACCGCCACCCCGGGGGACTTCCTGGAGGTGCAGAACCTGCGCGACGTGCTGCCTGACTCGGTGCTCATCACCGCGCGCAAGGGCACCTTCGGCCACGGCATGTCCGCGGGCGGCGGCTGGGAGCTGACGGCGCAGTACCTGGGCGCCGAACAGGGCAAGGTCTACCCCACGCCCCTGGCGGCCCCGGAGCTCAACAAGCAGATCGCCAAGGTGCACAAGCACTTCGTGTTCGACCACGAGGAGCCGGCGCCCGAGGGCTGCTCGGGCAAGCTGTCCATGGGCGTGGGCGGCATCAACGCCTGCATCATCTCCCGCCCCTGGAAGTAG
- a CDS encoding sigma-70 family RNA polymerase sigma factor, whose product MANGRKRTNSPAPKARAKRAPAPARPGAPQEDPGADAEEGEALAPDPETLEPDLSELNEVEAEIEEPAPRAARSPTKAEAAALVRAQGASALTNRDPLQAYMAEVTRHPLLTREEEHRLAKDYQATGDVRAAYRLVASNLRLVVKLAHEYHRNPLSLLDLVQEGNIGLMQAVKKYDPDRGVKLSSYAAWWIRAYILRYIMDNWKMVKLGTTEAQRKLFFKLRQEQEKLVSQGFEASPRLLAERLNVTEQDVVEMDQRLGHDELSIDAPLGNDGDSSGTRADRYLPSTAVPADERLGSEQLKALFRENLNAFAQTLEGKERYIFENRLTADEPLTLQDIGDKYGVSRERARQIEAALINRMREFMRERIPDFDMVAVPKG is encoded by the coding sequence ATGGCGAATGGGAGGAAGAGAACCAATAGCCCGGCCCCCAAGGCCCGTGCGAAGCGGGCTCCGGCCCCTGCCCGCCCGGGCGCCCCCCAGGAAGACCCGGGGGCGGACGCCGAGGAGGGCGAGGCGCTGGCCCCGGACCCGGAAACCCTGGAACCAGACCTGTCGGAACTGAACGAAGTAGAAGCGGAAATCGAGGAACCCGCGCCCCGAGCGGCCCGCTCCCCGACGAAGGCGGAGGCCGCCGCCCTGGTGCGGGCCCAGGGGGCCTCCGCGCTCACCAACCGCGATCCGCTCCAGGCCTACATGGCGGAGGTGACGCGCCACCCGCTGCTCACCCGCGAGGAGGAGCACCGGCTGGCCAAGGACTACCAGGCCACGGGGGACGTGCGGGCGGCCTACCGCCTGGTGGCCTCCAACCTGAGGCTGGTGGTGAAGCTGGCGCACGAGTACCACCGCAACCCGCTGTCGCTGCTGGACCTGGTGCAGGAGGGCAACATCGGGCTGATGCAGGCGGTGAAGAAGTACGACCCGGACCGGGGCGTGAAGCTCAGCAGCTACGCCGCCTGGTGGATCCGCGCGTACATCCTCCGCTACATCATGGACAACTGGAAGATGGTGAAGCTGGGGACCACCGAGGCCCAGCGGAAGCTCTTCTTCAAGCTGCGCCAGGAGCAGGAGAAGCTCGTCTCCCAGGGCTTCGAGGCCAGCCCGCGCCTGTTGGCCGAGCGCCTCAACGTCACCGAGCAGGACGTCGTGGAGATGGACCAGCGGCTGGGGCACGACGAGCTGTCCATCGACGCGCCGCTGGGCAACGACGGGGACTCCAGCGGCACGCGCGCGGACCGCTACCTGCCGTCCACCGCGGTGCCCGCCGACGAGCGGCTGGGCAGCGAACAGCTCAAGGCGCTCTTCCGGGAGAACCTGAACGCCTTCGCCCAGACGCTGGAGGGCAAGGAGCGCTACATCTTCGAGAACCGCCTCACCGCGGACGAACCGCTCACGCTCCAGGACATTGGCGACAAGTACGGCGTCAGCCGCGAGCGGGCCCGGCAGATTGAGGCGGCCCTCATCAACCGGATGCGCGAGTTCATGCGCGAGCGCATCCCGGACTTCGACATGGTGGCGGTGCCCAAGGGCTGA
- a CDS encoding DEAD/DEAH box helicase, with protein MSDIQEPTPGVPAPDEAPTRPGEYIADISFEDMNLSEPLRRALADRGYTNPTPVQAKAFGPAMAGKDLIVRSKTGTGKTAAFGLPLLEKISPDEKRVRALILCPTRELALQVAEELTTLAKYKGVKVAAIYGGASMKQQEDALEEGTPIIVGTPGRVFDHINRGNLKLDACDHAILDEADEMLNQGFYEEVTRILDRLPKTRQVLLFSATVPTDIQNLIARYTTNAETLLLSGDVFTVEHIHHIRYDVSDQFPKPRNLIYILEKEEPSNAIIFCNTRDDTALVTAVLNRNGFDAELLNGDLPQKERERVMGKVKRGEVAFMVATDIAARGIDISGLEYVINYSLPEDPAVYLHRVGRTGRIGNKGTAINLFSGRELATFTVLEKKFGIKFEMREMPAPEEAMHLWTERHVREIREATGSSIFEGFLPLASQLKTRSDADDLIAFLIKYFFSHLRMEKAQAAGETEKREPVEQRKPLERRGKDRERERERPPRREDRGERPERPAPRAESGERERRPRRDEPRREDRGERGRGTAPSSAALEPGPGEVKLWVNLGTADGLGPGSIATAMEDAGAPVGKMVRAELRPTFAYVFVAEADSPGFEALNGKQHGSKTLRVEKSKPRSERDVTSTRPPPSPDAAPGEVKLWVNLGMDDGMDEAKLPATLESLGAPAGKVIKALTRPTYGYVYVPEAEAPGFEALNGKTHADKALKLERHRPRGQREERRPRHESLPDLPGQARLWVGLGRQEGLDEAGVTAALEAAGAPAGKVLRTDLRPTYAYVFVAEEDVAGFEATHGKPHGENKTLKVERAKRK; from the coding sequence ATGAGCGACATCCAAGAGCCCACGCCGGGAGTCCCGGCGCCTGACGAAGCCCCGACGCGTCCCGGCGAGTACATCGCGGACATCAGCTTCGAAGACATGAACCTCTCCGAGCCCCTCCGCCGCGCGCTGGCGGATCGCGGCTACACGAATCCCACCCCTGTCCAGGCCAAGGCCTTCGGCCCCGCGATGGCGGGCAAGGACCTGATCGTCCGCAGCAAGACGGGCACGGGCAAGACGGCCGCCTTCGGCCTGCCCCTGCTGGAAAAGATTTCCCCCGATGAGAAGCGCGTGCGCGCCCTCATCCTCTGCCCCACGCGCGAGCTGGCGCTCCAGGTGGCGGAGGAGCTCACCACGCTCGCCAAGTACAAGGGCGTGAAGGTGGCGGCCATCTACGGCGGCGCCTCCATGAAGCAGCAGGAGGACGCGCTGGAAGAGGGCACGCCCATCATCGTGGGCACCCCCGGCCGCGTCTTCGACCACATCAACCGCGGCAACCTGAAGCTGGACGCCTGCGACCACGCCATCCTCGACGAAGCCGACGAGATGCTGAACCAGGGCTTCTACGAGGAGGTGACGCGCATCCTCGACCGTCTTCCGAAGACGCGCCAGGTGCTGCTCTTCAGCGCCACCGTCCCCACGGACATCCAGAACCTCATCGCGCGCTACACGACGAACGCGGAGACGCTGCTGCTGTCCGGCGACGTCTTCACGGTGGAGCACATCCACCACATCCGCTACGACGTGTCGGATCAATTCCCCAAGCCGCGCAACCTCATCTACATCCTGGAGAAGGAGGAGCCCTCCAACGCCATCATCTTCTGCAACACGCGGGATGACACGGCGCTGGTGACGGCGGTGCTCAACCGCAACGGCTTCGACGCGGAGCTGCTCAACGGAGACCTGCCGCAGAAGGAGCGCGAGCGGGTGATGGGCAAGGTGAAGCGCGGCGAGGTGGCCTTCATGGTCGCCACGGACATCGCGGCGCGCGGCATCGACATCTCCGGGCTGGAGTACGTCATCAACTACTCCCTGCCGGAGGACCCGGCCGTGTACCTGCACCGCGTGGGCCGCACGGGCCGCATCGGCAACAAGGGCACCGCCATCAACCTCTTCTCCGGGCGCGAGCTGGCGACGTTCACCGTCCTGGAGAAGAAGTTCGGCATCAAGTTCGAGATGCGCGAGATGCCGGCCCCGGAAGAGGCCATGCACCTGTGGACCGAACGCCACGTGCGGGAAATCCGCGAGGCGACGGGCTCCAGCATCTTCGAGGGCTTCCTGCCCCTGGCGTCGCAGTTGAAGACGCGCAGCGACGCGGACGACCTCATCGCCTTCCTCATCAAGTACTTCTTCAGCCACCTGCGCATGGAGAAGGCGCAGGCCGCCGGGGAGACGGAGAAGCGCGAGCCGGTGGAGCAGCGCAAGCCCCTGGAGCGCCGGGGCAAGGACCGCGAGCGCGAGCGCGAGCGTCCCCCCCGACGCGAGGACCGGGGCGAGCGTCCGGAGCGGCCCGCTCCGCGCGCCGAGTCCGGTGAGCGCGAGCGCCGTCCGCGCCGCGACGAGCCCCGACGCGAGGACCGGGGTGAGCGTGGCCGGGGGACGGCACCGTCGTCCGCCGCGCTGGAGCCGGGCCCGGGCGAGGTGAAGCTCTGGGTGAACCTGGGGACCGCTGACGGCCTGGGGCCGGGCAGCATCGCCACGGCGATGGAGGACGCGGGCGCCCCGGTGGGCAAGATGGTGCGCGCGGAGCTGCGCCCCACGTTCGCGTACGTCTTCGTCGCGGAGGCGGACTCGCCGGGCTTCGAGGCCCTCAACGGCAAGCAGCACGGCAGCAAGACGCTGCGCGTGGAGAAGAGCAAGCCGCGCAGCGAGCGCGACGTCACCAGCACCCGCCCGCCCCCGTCCCCGGACGCGGCCCCCGGCGAGGTGAAGCTCTGGGTGAACCTGGGCATGGATGACGGCATGGACGAGGCGAAGCTGCCCGCCACGCTGGAGTCCCTGGGCGCCCCGGCCGGCAAGGTCATCAAGGCCCTCACCCGCCCCACCTACGGCTACGTCTACGTGCCGGAGGCGGAGGCCCCCGGCTTCGAGGCCCTCAATGGCAAGACGCACGCCGACAAGGCGCTGAAGCTGGAGCGGCACCGTCCGCGCGGCCAGCGTGAGGAGCGTCGTCCCCGCCACGAGTCCCTGCCGGACCTCCCCGGTCAGGCGCGCCTCTGGGTGGGCCTGGGCCGTCAGGAGGGCCTGGACGAGGCGGGCGTCACCGCCGCGCTGGAGGCCGCGGGCGCCCCGGCGGGCAAGGTGCTGCGCACCGACCTGCGCCCCACGTACGCGTACGTCTTCGTCGCGGAAGAGGACGTGGCGGGCTTCGAGGCCACCCACGGCAAGCCGCACGGCGAGAACAAGACGCTCAAGGTCGAACGCGCGAAGCGCAAGTAG